Proteins encoded in a region of the Chryseobacterium piperi genome:
- the istA gene encoding IS21 family transposase — MIPEQIDHGIPEQIDPQKKVRKRVLNNLAKKYQMANKRIDMLNIKQLLRLYTQGVSKLRISKQLGISRNTAKKYISLFHEHQLTYDELIELSDEDLDDLFETPPTDIRDKDNIKKQLESLFPYISKELKRVGVTRYLLWEEYIDKYPSGYQYSRFCHHYREWCKKVNPSMHIEHKAGDKLFVDYTGKKLHIINKETGEQQEVEVFVSILGASGMTFVEATRTQGKEDFLGSLTKTLHYYGGVPAAIVTDNLRTAVKKSHKYEPVITDSLLDFASHYSTTILPTRTYHPKDKALVENAVRIVYTRIFAPLRKDHFFSLEALNKAIENLLEGYNEAPMKRKKYSRADVFREVERHALSPLPAMMYQLKHSARATVHKTSHVYLSKDQHYYSVPFSYIGKKVNIIFSKNTVEIYYDQRRIAFHNRILAKYQYTTVKEHMPSSYQFMTEWNPSRFISWGRSVGEYCEQYIIKILEKKQHPEQSYKTCLGILSLSKKIGNIRLDNACKRALGYEKYSLAMIKSILERGLDNLTDDDAFFEEKKLPKHKNIRGGKYYQ, encoded by the coding sequence TTGATTCCTGAGCAAATTGACCATGGTATTCCTGAGCAAATTGACCCCCAAAAAAAAGTCAGAAAACGTGTCTTGAATAACTTAGCCAAAAAATACCAAATGGCTAACAAAAGAATAGACATGTTGAACATTAAACAATTATTACGATTATACACCCAGGGGGTAAGTAAATTGCGGATAAGCAAACAACTGGGTATCTCACGCAATACTGCTAAAAAGTATATCAGCCTGTTCCATGAACACCAGCTTACATATGACGAGCTGATAGAGCTGAGTGATGAAGATTTAGATGATTTATTCGAGACTCCGCCAACCGATATAAGGGATAAGGACAATATTAAAAAACAACTTGAATCGTTGTTTCCTTACATATCCAAAGAACTAAAACGTGTTGGGGTCACCCGTTATCTGCTATGGGAAGAATACATAGATAAATACCCTTCAGGCTACCAATATTCCCGCTTTTGCCATCATTACCGGGAATGGTGTAAAAAGGTGAACCCTTCCATGCATATTGAACATAAGGCTGGGGATAAACTTTTTGTGGATTATACAGGAAAAAAACTTCACATTATTAATAAAGAAACAGGAGAACAACAGGAAGTTGAGGTCTTCGTATCCATACTTGGAGCCAGTGGCATGACCTTCGTAGAAGCTACAAGAACCCAGGGGAAAGAAGATTTTCTTGGAAGTCTTACCAAAACCCTGCATTATTATGGAGGAGTTCCCGCAGCTATTGTTACCGATAACCTGCGTACAGCCGTAAAAAAGAGCCATAAGTACGAACCTGTCATCACTGATTCTCTTCTGGATTTTGCTTCCCACTATAGCACTACAATACTTCCTACGCGTACCTATCATCCCAAGGATAAGGCTTTGGTTGAAAATGCGGTACGCATTGTGTATACCCGCATTTTTGCTCCATTGCGTAAAGATCACTTCTTTAGCCTGGAAGCATTGAACAAAGCTATAGAAAACCTGCTGGAAGGATATAATGAAGCTCCCATGAAAAGAAAGAAGTATTCCAGGGCTGATGTTTTCCGTGAGGTTGAAAGACATGCATTATCCCCACTACCAGCTATGATGTACCAGCTCAAGCATTCTGCACGTGCTACCGTTCATAAGACCAGCCATGTATATTTAAGTAAAGACCAGCATTATTACAGTGTTCCGTTCAGCTATATTGGTAAAAAAGTAAACATTATTTTTAGTAAAAATACAGTCGAGATTTACTATGACCAGCGCAGAATAGCATTCCATAACAGAATCCTGGCTAAATATCAGTATACGACTGTAAAAGAACATATGCCTTCATCTTATCAGTTTATGACTGAATGGAATCCCTCCCGGTTTATCTCTTGGGGAAGGTCTGTCGGGGAATATTGTGAGCAGTACATCATCAAAATCCTGGAAAAGAAACAGCATCCTGAGCAGTCCTATAAAACCTGCCTGGGAATCCTTTCATTATCAAAAAAGATCGGCAACATAAGACTTGACAATGCCTGTAAAAGAGCGTTGGGATATGAAAAATACAGCCTTGCCATGATTAAAAGTATTCTGGAAAGAGGGCTGGATAATCTAACCGATGACGATGCATTTTTTGAAGAAAAGAAACTGCCTAAACACAAAAACATAAGGGGCGGAAAATACTATCAGTAA
- the istB gene encoding IS21-like element helper ATPase IstB, whose protein sequence is MNQATLEKMKHLKLHGMHRAFSTTMETGSISYTNDELIAYLIESEYDDRESRKVERLITTAKFRYRTFMEEITASSSRNIDKNTIGRLSSCDFISQKQNILITGSTGVGKSFIATAIGYKACTMGYKVMYFSINKLFSKLKMAKADGSYLKEIDRIEKQDLIILDDFGLQSLDNLKRQDFMEIIEDRHGKRSTIIASQLPVSAWHEVIAEQTIADAILDRMVHNSLRIDLKGESMRRKKADQKISSE, encoded by the coding sequence ATGAATCAGGCAACATTAGAAAAAATGAAACATTTAAAGCTCCACGGGATGCACAGGGCGTTTTCCACAACAATGGAAACAGGAAGTATCTCCTATACCAATGATGAACTTATAGCCTACTTGATTGAATCCGAGTATGACGACAGGGAAAGCAGAAAGGTAGAAAGATTGATTACCACAGCTAAGTTCAGATACAGGACATTTATGGAAGAGATTACGGCCTCTTCTTCCAGAAATATTGATAAGAATACTATTGGAAGATTATCTTCCTGCGATTTTATATCACAGAAACAGAATATTCTTATTACAGGCAGTACAGGAGTTGGAAAAAGTTTTATCGCAACTGCCATTGGATACAAAGCCTGTACAATGGGATATAAAGTCATGTACTTCAGCATCAACAAACTCTTCTCAAAGCTTAAGATGGCTAAGGCAGACGGATCTTACCTTAAAGAGATAGACCGAATAGAAAAGCAGGATCTTATTATCCTTGATGATTTTGGATTACAATCCCTGGATAATCTTAAACGTCAGGATTTTATGGAGATTATAGAAGACAGACACGGAAAACGTTCCACTATTATTGCTTCGCAACTGCCTGTAAGTGCCTGGCATGAAGTCATTGCGGAACAAACAATAGCCGATGCAATACTTGACAGAATGGTTCACAACTCCCTGAGAATAGACCTTAAAGGAGAATCGATGAGAAGAAAAAAAGCTGATCAGAAAATCAGCTCAGAGTAA
- the sov gene encoding T9SS outer membrane translocon Sov/SprA, with amino-acid sequence MSVSTFAQQVRDTAIIKKDYELADPTQYEAFYDIKTGMYYVYPKIGNTVTGPPTAMSPQEYKEFMLASQTKAYYKDKSDKYNLLFRKDKSDAQRKGLIPALTIRNKLFESIFGSNKIEIIPNGYASFDFAGLYQKIDNPLILPQNRTSFTFDINQRIQLGLLGKVGENLQLKANYDTQSGFAFENRMNLVWQSKGSWKDLQTKGLGDVNSPGAGSEDKIIKRVEFGNVNMPLSTSLIRGSQSLFGVKTEFQLGKTYGTVVLSQQQGEARNIVVQGGGAVNTFKIDAIDYEDNQHYFLGHYFLDNYDQALINYPQINSKINITRLEVWVLDQGNSNLAAQKSIVGVRDLGDQAGALPNNPNNNLYQTISTTMGAIPRDPGVNYADLIQGQTLPNASGGTEIYDNGEQYIYNKKARRLNASEYTLQPQLGYISLNQKLNDNQLLAVSYSYTDGSNRVYKVGEFSEESPVLVTKMLRSNIRVNVSSPMWQLMMKNIYSLDAGQVNQDGFILNVFFRDAQTGGKVNYLPNTPVQDTNLLKLLNWDRLNMNGDLQNNSGGTRGDGIFDFVNGITIRPEAGKIIFTKTEPFGRYMESVLGSSDPQYVQKDIYDRQKALPTPIPKRYTLEGRYKGTAGQGISLGAVNVPQGSVKVSANGVQLTEGIDYTVDYMLGTVTIINENVKQSGQAINISLENQLTFNTQRKRFLGLNLERRFNENFILGGTVVNYSESPLTQKVNYGQEAINNTMAGVNLMYNNQLPFLTRLTNKIPLIKTEAPSNLNFKMEGAYLLPGLNKGTNDQSYIDDFEQTTSKISLKEPAAWSLASKPEKSGGVFQGAGASNDITNGYGRGLLSWYNIDPRFWGVGGRAPAGITPQSVSNHASRRVQYSEIYNNRDFVAGEQTFTNTFDISYYPQEKGPYNVNPNNEATQQRWAGIMRPISVSNFVNSNIEYVEFWMMDPYADGNNLGTDPKLLLHLGNVSEDILKDGYMQYENGLPTPSAPSTTTNSNWGVQPKQPPILYAFSSEGQERTMQDLGYDGLSSDQESMRFGNTFVNPVTNIADPAVDDFVFYMSARFTGSQASSLVQRYKYFRGPEGNSQSNSLEVASQTPDVEDINKDYNLDQTENYNEYQIKLDPGSLTLGQNNIVDMKTVQAQFQNGQTSQVKWYLFRIPVADYAKADGGDKEAGILNNVRFARMLLTGFDQTSTLRFGTFDLVRSDWRKYPKKIAATGEEGASDLGDEGVKDLTNTELADFVVGSVNIEENALNQPPYVLPPGIDRQVLSGNAGVQRQNESSLYLRANRLPAGQSRGVFKNTTLDMRRYKKLKLFVHAEDPDIRNPSGFMDPKTKFFIRFGSDATDNYYEYEASMKLTPSTATTPMEIWPMENNVDLEIQNFVDAKIRRDKSTPNEISKRIRDVVFGEADNLKNIYIKGRPSLGNITTIVIGIRNGDARAPIPDRVLWVNEIRLSEIDNKGGYAGNASLNFNLGDFAVVNANASYTSVGFGNIDSKPAERNQSTQSALSINTSINLDKFLPEKSGIKIPVNYSYSQTIEDPKYNPLDTDVEFKKAANREELKKVARTYTQQRSLGVVNMHKERMNPNKKPKFYDVENLSLTAVYNDDFFRDIYTKRNYRQYLKGYIDYNYTFKPWVIKPFNKMISDTAKSTKYLRWVKEFNINPVPTRFSFRTEVDRNYNELEFRNIDAIINGTFNEDFAAIRNRNFFFGWQYGLGFNFTKSLKLEINSATRTLNDNIDVNTMDNSSIFGNVFRAGRPVLYNHRVQLNYKLPFQYLPYLDFIDAELGYGFTYNWNARSTALYNFVDPLSQRIESLGSIGQNTNVIQATATADFPKFFSQFKYFKNISTKLQKRKQEIDSLNNVYTQQWEKKRFKFKNYKFKNRLTVLQSAAFFLTSFKQLDVNYSENNGTVLPGLLSAPNWYGYGQSLGGPSIGFLLGSQADIRRTVIENGWVSGSDYMTDPYVRMSTRELRANLQVVPMNDLRIDISVLQNYNRNFSQSGFNNRFNLNRPNHDYTFANDLTTYSNSVVLLKTSFKDGQAVYQTIRQNARAISQRLGDISTIDNQGFTKGYGIANAYVLIPAFRAAVEGKSPKDIGNAKKAGLPIPNWKVIYSGLRNVPIINGQFAKFDILHSYNATYTATGIQSSIDYFNAISLGADNPLDINGNRINPFTFSQVGYVESFSPLIGVDVTMRNNMQFGVQYNRNRMLLLGLLNQTLTEDANTEYVVRLGYIIRNFRLGMTDVRRRGKGKGSDLNIRGDFSLRDSQTSITNILLEDSQITGGQRLLNVKISADYNVSDNLNLRVFYEQMTSKYKISTAFPLSTVRAGISATFTFGDSGGF; translated from the coding sequence ATGTCAGTAAGTACTTTTGCACAACAGGTACGGGATACTGCCATTATCAAGAAAGACTATGAATTGGCTGACCCCACTCAGTATGAAGCCTTCTATGATATAAAAACCGGAATGTATTATGTATATCCTAAAATTGGAAATACAGTAACAGGACCACCTACAGCAATGTCTCCGCAAGAGTATAAGGAATTTATGCTGGCGAGTCAGACAAAAGCCTATTATAAAGATAAATCCGATAAATATAATTTACTTTTCCGAAAGGATAAAAGTGATGCCCAAAGAAAAGGGCTAATTCCTGCATTAACGATCCGCAACAAGCTTTTTGAATCTATTTTCGGAAGCAATAAGATTGAAATCATTCCTAACGGATATGCATCCTTTGACTTTGCAGGACTCTATCAGAAGATAGATAATCCCTTGATTTTACCTCAAAACAGAACAAGCTTTACCTTTGATATCAACCAAAGGATTCAGCTTGGATTATTGGGTAAAGTGGGTGAGAATCTTCAGTTAAAAGCAAATTATGATACCCAGAGTGGTTTTGCTTTTGAGAATAGAATGAATTTAGTCTGGCAGTCTAAAGGAAGCTGGAAAGACCTCCAGACAAAAGGACTTGGAGATGTCAACTCACCTGGAGCAGGCTCTGAGGATAAAATTATCAAAAGAGTAGAATTCGGTAACGTAAATATGCCTCTTTCGACCAGTTTGATCCGGGGTTCTCAATCATTATTCGGCGTTAAAACGGAGTTTCAATTAGGAAAAACTTATGGAACAGTAGTGCTTTCCCAACAACAGGGTGAAGCCCGTAATATTGTTGTTCAGGGTGGAGGAGCTGTTAATACCTTTAAGATAGATGCGATAGATTATGAGGATAACCAACACTACTTTTTGGGGCACTATTTTCTAGATAATTACGATCAGGCACTTATCAATTATCCTCAGATTAACTCAAAGATTAATATTACAAGATTAGAAGTATGGGTATTGGATCAGGGAAACAGTAACCTGGCTGCACAGAAAAGTATTGTAGGGGTTAGAGATTTGGGAGATCAAGCAGGAGCACTTCCGAATAATCCCAATAACAACCTTTATCAAACAATCTCTACCACTATGGGGGCGATACCTCGTGATCCGGGTGTCAACTATGCGGACCTAATCCAAGGACAAACACTTCCTAATGCATCAGGAGGTACAGAAATCTATGATAATGGAGAGCAATATATTTATAATAAAAAAGCAAGAAGATTAAATGCCAGTGAGTATACCTTACAGCCGCAGCTAGGGTATATTTCCCTAAACCAGAAATTGAATGATAATCAACTATTAGCAGTTTCTTATTCTTATACAGATGGATCTAATAGAGTCTATAAAGTAGGGGAGTTTTCGGAAGAAAGTCCGGTTTTGGTAACTAAGATGTTGAGATCTAATATCAGGGTAAATGTGTCCTCTCCTATGTGGCAATTAATGATGAAAAATATTTATTCATTAGATGCGGGGCAGGTCAATCAGGATGGATTTATCCTTAACGTATTCTTTAGAGATGCCCAAACAGGAGGTAAGGTTAATTATCTTCCAAACACTCCTGTTCAGGACACAAATTTATTAAAATTACTCAACTGGGATCGTCTGAATATGAATGGGGATTTACAAAATAATAGTGGTGGAACTAGGGGGGACGGTATTTTTGACTTTGTTAATGGAATTACCATCAGGCCTGAAGCTGGGAAAATTATTTTTACAAAAACAGAACCCTTTGGTAGATATATGGAAAGTGTATTGGGAAGTAGTGATCCACAGTATGTCCAAAAAGATATTTATGATCGACAGAAGGCACTTCCAACACCTATTCCTAAACGATATACCCTAGAAGGACGTTATAAAGGGACAGCCGGACAAGGAATCTCTTTGGGGGCAGTTAATGTTCCGCAAGGTTCTGTAAAGGTTTCTGCCAATGGTGTGCAATTAACAGAAGGGATAGACTATACGGTAGACTACATGCTGGGGACTGTTACTATTATTAATGAAAATGTCAAGCAATCAGGGCAGGCGATCAATATTTCATTAGAAAATCAGTTAACTTTTAATACCCAAAGAAAAAGATTTTTGGGATTAAACCTAGAACGAAGGTTCAATGAGAACTTTATTTTAGGAGGAACCGTTGTTAATTATTCAGAATCTCCGTTGACCCAGAAAGTGAATTATGGACAGGAAGCGATTAATAATACCATGGCAGGTGTTAATTTAATGTATAATAACCAACTTCCATTTTTGACAAGATTAACGAATAAGATCCCCTTAATAAAAACTGAAGCCCCTTCTAATCTGAACTTTAAAATGGAAGGTGCTTATCTACTTCCAGGGCTTAATAAAGGGACTAATGATCAGTCTTATATTGATGACTTTGAACAGACTACCTCAAAAATATCATTAAAAGAGCCTGCGGCATGGAGCTTAGCTTCTAAACCGGAAAAGTCAGGTGGAGTATTTCAGGGAGCTGGTGCAAGCAATGATATTACCAATGGATATGGAAGGGGATTATTATCATGGTATAATATTGACCCTAGATTCTGGGGTGTAGGAGGAAGAGCTCCAGCAGGAATTACCCCACAATCGGTTTCTAATCACGCCTCCAGAAGAGTACAATACTCTGAAATTTATAATAACAGAGACTTTGTTGCCGGTGAACAAACATTCACTAATACATTCGATATTTCCTATTATCCGCAAGAAAAGGGACCTTACAATGTCAACCCGAATAATGAAGCTACACAACAAAGATGGGCTGGGATTATGAGGCCTATCAGTGTTTCCAATTTCGTAAATTCAAATATTGAATATGTAGAATTCTGGATGATGGACCCCTATGCTGATGGAAATAATTTAGGAACTGATCCCAAGTTATTGCTTCATTTAGGAAATGTGTCTGAAGATATTTTAAAAGATGGATACATGCAGTATGAGAATGGTTTACCAACACCATCTGCGCCATCTACAACGACTAATTCTAATTGGGGAGTACAACCTAAGCAACCTCCTATTTTATATGCTTTTTCAAGTGAAGGGCAGGAAAGAACGATGCAGGATCTTGGGTATGATGGATTGAGTTCTGATCAGGAATCCATGAGATTTGGAAATACATTCGTTAATCCGGTTACCAATATTGCGGATCCTGCGGTAGATGATTTTGTATTCTATATGTCTGCAAGATTTACAGGAAGTCAGGCATCATCACTTGTTCAGAGATATAAATATTTCAGGGGACCTGAAGGAAATTCACAAAGTAACTCATTAGAGGTAGCCTCCCAGACTCCAGATGTTGAAGACATCAATAAAGATTACAATCTTGACCAAACTGAAAACTACAATGAATACCAGATCAAACTTGATCCGGGAAGTTTAACATTAGGACAAAATAATATCGTTGATATGAAGACGGTTCAGGCTCAGTTCCAGAACGGGCAGACGTCTCAGGTAAAATGGTATCTATTCAGAATTCCTGTTGCCGATTATGCTAAAGCTGATGGGGGGGATAAAGAGGCTGGAATTCTTAATAATGTAAGATTTGCAAGAATGTTGTTGACTGGTTTTGATCAGACTTCTACTTTAAGATTTGGAACATTTGATTTGGTAAGGTCAGACTGGAGAAAATACCCCAAGAAGATTGCTGCGACTGGGGAAGAGGGTGCCTCAGATCTTGGGGATGAAGGGGTTAAAGATTTAACTAATACTGAGCTAGCTGATTTTGTAGTAGGTAGTGTGAATATTGAAGAAAATGCTTTGAATCAGCCTCCTTATGTGTTACCTCCAGGAATTGACAGACAGGTTTTAAGCGGAAACGCAGGAGTACAAAGACAAAATGAAAGTTCATTATATTTAAGAGCCAATCGACTTCCAGCTGGCCAGTCGAGAGGAGTGTTTAAGAATACGACATTGGATATGAGAAGGTACAAAAAATTAAAACTTTTTGTACATGCTGAAGATCCAGATATAAGAAACCCTTCAGGGTTTATGGATCCAAAAACTAAATTTTTTATTCGTTTTGGAAGTGATGCTACAGACAATTATTATGAATATGAAGCGTCAATGAAGTTAACACCAAGTACAGCCACTACTCCAATGGAAATATGGCCAATGGAGAATAATGTAGATTTAGAAATTCAAAACTTTGTAGATGCAAAAATTAGAAGAGATAAAAGTACACCTAATGAGATTTCAAAAAGAATTAGAGATGTTGTATTTGGAGAGGCAGATAATCTTAAAAATATTTATATCAAAGGGCGTCCTAGTTTAGGAAATATTACAACGATAGTAATTGGTATTAGAAATGGGGATGCGAGAGCACCTATTCCTGACAGGGTATTATGGGTGAATGAAATTCGTCTCTCTGAAATTGATAATAAAGGAGGGTATGCTGGAAATGCAAGCTTAAATTTTAATCTTGGTGATTTTGCAGTAGTCAATGCTAATGCATCCTACACGTCTGTTGGATTTGGAAATATTGATTCTAAACCGGCAGAGAGAAATCAGTCTACACAATCGGCATTGAGTATTAATACTTCAATCAATTTAGATAAATTTCTTCCTGAAAAGAGTGGTATTAAAATTCCTGTCAACTACTCTTATTCCCAAACGATAGAAGATCCGAAATATAATCCGTTAGATACCGATGTTGAGTTTAAGAAAGCGGCAAACAGGGAAGAATTAAAAAAAGTAGCAAGGACTTATACTCAGCAAAGAAGTTTAGGGGTGGTTAATATGCATAAAGAAAGGATGAATCCTAATAAGAAACCTAAATTTTATGATGTAGAAAACCTTTCCCTTACAGCAGTATATAATGATGATTTCTTTAGAGATATTTATACCAAAAGAAATTACAGGCAATACCTTAAAGGATACATAGATTATAACTATACATTTAAACCATGGGTCATCAAACCTTTTAATAAGATGATCAGTGATACAGCAAAATCAACGAAATATCTACGCTGGGTAAAAGAGTTTAATATTAACCCTGTTCCAACGAGATTCTCATTCAGAACAGAAGTGGACAGAAATTATAATGAGCTTGAGTTCAGAAATATTGATGCTATTATCAATGGTACTTTTAATGAGGACTTTGCAGCTATAAGAAATAGGAACTTCTTTTTTGGATGGCAGTATGGCTTAGGGTTTAATTTTACAAAATCACTGAAACTTGAAATCAACTCCGCAACGAGAACATTAAATGATAATATTGATGTGAATACGATGGACAACTCTTCAATATTTGGAAATGTATTCAGAGCAGGAAGACCTGTATTATATAATCACAGGGTACAGCTGAATTATAAGCTTCCATTCCAGTATTTGCCTTATCTCGACTTTATCGATGCAGAATTAGGCTATGGATTTACTTATAACTGGAATGCAAGAAGTACTGCTTTATATAACTTTGTTGATCCTTTAAGTCAGAGAATTGAAAGCTTGGGGTCAATAGGCCAAAATACCAATGTTATTCAAGCAACAGCCACAGCTGATTTTCCTAAGTTCTTTAGTCAGTTTAAATATTTCAAAAATATTTCGACCAAACTTCAAAAACGTAAGCAGGAAATTGATTCATTAAACAATGTATATACTCAGCAATGGGAAAAGAAAAGATTTAAGTTTAAGAATTATAAATTTAAAAATAGATTAACAGTTTTACAAAGTGCCGCATTTTTCCTGACTTCTTTCAAACAATTAGATGTTAACTACTCTGAAAATAACGGGACAGTACTTCCAGGGTTATTGTCTGCCCCTAATTGGTATGGATATGGCCAAAGCTTAGGAGGTCCGAGTATAGGATTCTTATTAGGATCACAGGCTGATATCAGACGAACGGTTATAGAAAATGGTTGGGTAAGTGGTTCCGATTATATGACAGATCCATATGTGCGAATGTCAACCAGAGAATTGCGGGCTAATTTGCAAGTAGTCCCAATGAATGATTTGAGAATAGACATAAGTGTATTGCAGAATTATAATAGAAACTTCTCACAATCTGGATTTAATAATCGATTTAATCTAAATAGACCTAATCATGATTATACTTTTGCCAATGATTTAACGACTTATTCTAATTCGGTTGTACTTCTTAAAACATCTTTCAAAGATGGACAGGCAGTATATCAGACAATCAGACAGAATGCAAGAGCAATTTCTCAGAGGCTGGGTGATATTTCAACTATAGATAACCAAGGGTTTACTAAAGGGTATGGTATTGCTAATGCTTACGTTTTAATACCCGCATTTAGGGCTGCAGTTGAAGGTAAGTCTCCTAAGGATATTGGTAATGCCAAAAAAGCGGGATTACCTATACCTAATTGGAAAGTCATCTATTCAGGATTAAGAAATGTTCCTATTATTAATGGTCAGTTCGCGAAGTTCGATATTTTACACAGCTATAATGCAACTTATACAGCAACTGGGATTCAATCGAGTATTGATTATTTTAATGCAATTTCACTAGGAGCGGATAATCCATTGGATATTAACGGGAATCGGATCAATCCGTTTACATTCTCTCAGGTAGGGTATGTTGAATCATTTTCACCATTGATTGGAGTAGATGTTACTATGCGAAATAATATGCAGTTTGGGGTACAATATAACCGAAACAGAATGTTGTTATTGGGGTTACTCAATCAAACACTTACTGAAGATGCTAACACAGAATACGTAGTAAGACTGGGTTATATTATCCGTAACTTTAGACTGGGAATGACAGATGTAAGAAGAAGAGGAAAAGGAAAAGGAAGTGATCTTAATATCAGGGGAGATTTCTCTTTAAGAGATAGCCAAACAAGTATAACGAATATATTGTTGGAGGATTCCCAGATTACAGGCGGACAACGATTATTGAATGTTAAAATATCAGCAGATTATAATGTCTCAGATAATTTAAACCTAAGAGTATTTTATGAACAGATGACTTCTAAATATAAAATCTCTACAGCATTCCCATTATCAACAGTCAGAGCTGGGATTTCTGCTACATTTACATTCGGAGATTCCGGAGGTTTCTAA
- the ruvA gene encoding Holliday junction branch migration protein RuvA, translated as MIFSLQGIVQELTPTYAVINVNGVGYYVGISLMTSQTLILQKETFLFIQQIIREDAHLLFGFNTRLEKEMFNLLISVNGVGAVSALILLSTLSLDEIASAILSSNSALIQKAKGIGTKTAERIIVDLKDKVQKFSNPEENISAFVDNKIKEESLSALEVLGIPKRMSEKTADRMIKQNPGISVEELVKQILKNL; from the coding sequence ATGATATTTTCTTTACAAGGCATTGTTCAAGAACTTACGCCGACTTATGCTGTAATCAACGTCAATGGAGTTGGTTACTATGTAGGTATTAGCCTAATGACCTCACAAACCCTTATACTTCAAAAGGAAACTTTCCTTTTTATCCAGCAAATTATCCGTGAAGATGCACATTTGCTTTTCGGATTTAACACTCGTTTAGAAAAAGAAATGTTTAATTTGTTAATAAGCGTTAATGGTGTTGGGGCTGTTTCTGCACTTATTTTATTGTCGACCTTAAGTCTTGATGAGATTGCTTCAGCTATCCTTTCAAGCAACAGTGCATTGATCCAGAAGGCTAAAGGAATCGGGACTAAAACAGCGGAAAGAATTATTGTTGATTTAAAAGATAAAGTCCAAAAATTCAGCAATCCCGAAGAAAATATTTCTGCGTTCGTAGATAATAAAATTAAGGAAGAATCGTTATCTGCATTAGAAGTTTTGGGAATTCCAAAACGCATGAGCGAGAAGACAGCGGATCGCATGATAAAACAAAATCCAGGTATTTCAGTAGAAGAACTGGTGAAACAAATTTTAAAAAACCTTTAA